The sequence below is a genomic window from Mycobacterium heidelbergense.
CAGGGGGACCGGCACGCCGCCGGCGCCCCGAACGGCGGCGGCCTGGGCGCGGGCAAGCTGCGACGTGCGCGCGTGGGCCAGCGAGCGAAGCGGCTGCGGGATGGCGGTGATCACGCCAAGGTCGGGGCAGGTGCCGACGACCACGATCGCCCCGCGGGCGCGCAACCTGCGCACCGTCAGGGCGAGCCGCTGCGCCGACTGGCTGATCCCGTTGAGCGCCGTCACGTCGTTGGCGCCGAGGATCAGCACGGCCACGTCCGGCGGCGGCCCGGCCACGAACATCGCATCGACCTGGCCGGAAACACCTTTCGACGTGGCGCCGACGATGGCCTTGGTGCTTAGCCGGATGCGCTTGCCGGTCCGCTCGGCGAGGCCGCGCGCGATCAGCACGCCCGGCACCTGCTCGGCGCTCATGCACCCGTATCCGGTGGCCGTCGAGTCCCCGAAGATCATCAGGTGCAGGTCGACGGACATGCCGCGCTGCCACCGCTGCGCGGGTCCGCCGCCGCGCGTGTAGACCCCGTCGGCGCGCGGCGGGATGTCCCAGGCCTTCGGAATGACGGTGCGCGTGTGGGCCGCCTGGCCCACCAGCAGGTTGCGTGCGCCCAGATAGGCCGTACCCGTCGAGGCGAGCGCGCCCGCCGTGGCCAGGGCGATCGTCGAACGACGCGGCACCCGTATGGTCACGGAATCAGTTTAGATCGGCTTCGGTGTTTGCGCGGGTGACCGATGAACAAAGTGATCACGTTGTGAATCAAATGTGGTATCAAATCAGATTCTTCAAACGTTCTACTCAGAAACAGCTGTCAAGCTAAGTTCAAGGGGTTGGCTGAACGCCCTGGCGATCGGAGTTAAACCAGACGCTTAGCTGCCTCACCACATGCTGTATCGCACTACAACGGCGTAGGAAGTGTTGAGCATGAGCGCACCGAGCAAGGTATCCGGTTCGCCCCGGACTGCCATTCGCCCACACGAGGTTCTCAAAGCACGTAGAGTTGAGGCACGCAGATTTGCCATCAGCGACGGCGCGCCGGTCGAGGTCCTCGAGTCCGGTCCCAGCGTTGCTGCGCGTGTAGCTAACCTGGCGTCACGACTGACGATCCGGCCGGTTCTGGCCGTGGGCAGCTACGCCCCCACCGTGCCATGGCCCTGGACCCTCATCGACGCCGCCGCCCGGGTCCTGCTCCCGGTGTCCGCCACCGTCCGCGAGACGGTGAACCTGCCCAACGCCTCGGCGCAGTTGGTGCGCGCGCCTGGAGTGCTGCCCGCGGACGGCACCCGTCGGGTCGTCGTGTACCTACATGGCGGCGCGTTTCTGACCTGTGGAGCAAACTCGCACGGCCGGCTCGTCGAGGCCCTGTCAAAGTTTGCTGACTCGCCGGTGTTGGTGGTCAATTACCGGCTGTTGCCCAAGCACTCGATCGGGATGGCGCTCAACGACTGCCACGACGCCTACCGATGGCTGCGCGAGCGCGGCTACGAGCCGGACCAGATCGTGCTGGCCGGCGACTCGGCGGGCGGGTATCTGTCCCTCGCTTTGGCGCAACGCCTGCAGGAGGAAGGGCCGGAATCAGAAGTGCCGGCCGCCCTCGTCGCGATCTCGCCACTGCTGCAGCTAGCAAAGGAATGCAAACAGGCGCACCCCAACATCAAGTCCGACGCGATGTTCCCCGCGAAGGCGTTTGACGCGCTCGTCGAGCTAGTTGCTGGCGCCGCCGAAAAGAACATCGTCGACGGCAAACCCGAGGAGGTCTACGAGCCCCTCGAGCACATCAAGCCCGGCCTGCCGCGGACGCTGATCCACGTCTCGGGGTCCGAGGTGTTGCTGCACGACGCGCAGTTGGCGGCGGCCCGGCTGGCGGCGGTCGGCGTGCCCGCCGAGGTGCGGGTCTGGCCCGGTCAGGTCCACGACTTCCAGCTGGCCGCGCCGCTGGTGCCGGAGGCGATCCGTTCCCTGCGCCAGATCGGCGACTACATCCGCGAGGCCACCGGCTAGCTGGTGTGCGGCGCCCGATGCCGCCTGAGACGATGAACGCATGCGGATCGCGCAGCACATCAGTGACCTCATCGGCGGCACCCCGCTCGTCCGGCTGAACTCCGTCGTCCCCGAGGGCGCCGGCACCGTGGCGGCAAAGATCGAATACCTCAACCCCGGTGGCAGCTCGAAGGACCGGATCGCGGTGCGGATGATCGACGCCGCCGAGGCCAGCGGGCAGCTCAGGCCCGGCGGCACCATCGTCGAACCGACGTCGGGCAACACCGGCGTCGGCCTGGCCCTGGTCGCCCAGCACCGCGGGTACCAGTGCGTGTTCGTCTGCCCCGACAAGGTCAGCGAGGACAAGCGCAACGTGCTGCTCGCCTACGGCGCGGAGGTCGTCGTCTGCCCGACGGCGGTGCCGCCCGACCACCCCGACAGCTACTACAGCGTCTCCAACCGGCTCGTCACGGAGATCGACGGCGCGTGGAAGCCCGACCAGTACGCCAACCCGGAGGGCCCGGCCAGCCACTACGAGACCACCGGCCCGGAGGTCTGGGCCGACACCGACGGCAAGGTCACCCACTTCGTCGCCGGCATCGGCACCGGCGGGACGATCACCGGCGCGGGCCGCTACCTCAAGGAGGTGTCGGGAGGGCGGGTGCACATCATCGGCGCCGACCCCGAAGGCTCGGTGTATTCGGGGGGCAGCGGCCGGCCCTACCTGGTCGAGGGGGTCGGGGAGGATTTCTGGCCGGCGGCCTACGACCCGACGGTGCCCGACCGGATCATCGCGGTGTCCGACTCCGACTCGTTCAACATGACCAGGCGACTGGCCCGCGAGGAGGCGCTGCTGGTCGGCGGGTCCTGCGGGATGGCGGTGGTCGCCGCGGTGAAAATCGCCGAGGAGGCCGGGCCCGACGCGCTGGTGGTCGTCTTGCTGCCCGACGGTGGGCGTGGCTACATGTCGAAGATCTTCAACGACGCCTGGATGTCGTCGTACGGCTTCCTGCGCAGCCGCCTCGACGGGTCGACCGAGGAATCCACGGTCGGTGACGTGCTGCGCCGCAAGTCGGGCGCGCTGCCCGACCTGGTGCACACCCATCCGTCCGAGACGGTGCGCGACGCCATCGGCATCCTGCGCGAGTACGGGGTGTCCCAGATGCCGGTGGTCGGGGCCGAGCCGCCGGTGATGGCCGGTGAGGTCGCCGGCAGCGTCTCCGAACGCGAACTGCTCTCGGCCGTCTTCGAGGGCCGGGCCAAGTTGGCCGACGCCGTCTCCCAGCACATGAGCCCGCCGCTGCCGATGATCGGTGCGGGGGAGCTGGTCAGCGCGGCCGGCAAGGCGCTGCGCGAGTGGGATGCGCTGATGGTGGTGGAGAAGGGCAAGCCGATCGGCGTCATCACCCGGTATGACCTGTTGGGCTTCCTGTCGGAGGGGCCTCGCGGACTGGCGGGGCGGCGCTAGCCGGATCCGCCGATCGGGTGTGACGCGGGTCTCGCCCCGCCGCTCGGCACTCGGGTACTGTAATGCGGCCTGGTTCAGCTAATCCGCAGTGGAAGGTTGCCCATGACCGATCAACCGCCGCCCGGCGAATCCCACCTGCCACCTCCGCCACCGGGCGGACAGGAACCCCCGCCCATCCCTCCGGCGCCCGGCGGCGGTTACCCCCCGCCGCCCCCGCCCTCGGGTGGGTTTGCGCCGCCCCCGCCCGGACCGGCGATCCGCGCCCTGCCGACGGAGTCCTACGCGCCGTGGATCACCAGGGTGGCGGCGTTCGTCATCGACATCCTTCCCTACCTCGTCATTCACGGCATCGGCACGGCGATCCTGCTCGCCACCCAGCAATCGGCATGCGTCGCCGACGTCACGGAATACACCGTCAATCAGTACTGCGCCACCCAAGACTCGACCGTCGGCCTGTTGGCGCAGTGGTTGGCGACCCTGGTGGGCCTGGCGTACCTGGTCTGGAACTGGGGCTACCGGCAGGGCACGACGGGGTCGAGCCTGGGCAAATCGGTGATGAAGATCAAGGTGGTCAGCGAGGTCAGCGGCCAGCCGCTCGGCTTCGGGATGTCGGTGGTCCGCCAGATCGCGCACTTTGTCGACGCGATCATCTGCTTCATCGGCTTCCTGTTCCCGTTGTGGGATGCCAAGCGGCAGACCCTGGCCGACAAGATCATGACGACGGTCGTCCTGCCGATCGAACAGCCCTGAACCGCGGCTGATCGGCGTCGTTAGGCTGATCGCCGATGAGCGAAAACCGTAAGGGACACCACGGGTTTACCGGGCTGGCCACCAAAGCCATCCACGCCGGCTACCGCCCGGACCCGGCGACCGGCGCGGTGAACGTCCCGATCTACGCCAGCAGCACCTTCGCCCAGGACGGCGTCGGGGGGCTGCGGGGCGGGTTCGAGTACGCGCGCACCGGCAACCCGACCCGGGCCGCGCTGGAGGCCGCGCTGGCGGCCGTCGAAGAGGGCGCCTACGGGCGGGCGTTCAGCTCGGGGATGGCCGCCACCGACTGCGCCCTGCGGGCGCTGCTGCGGCCCGGCGACCACGTGGTCATCCCCAACGACGCCTACGGCGGCACCTTCCGGCTGATCGACAAGGTGTTCACCCAGTGGCAGGTCGGTTACACGCCGGTGCCGCTGTCCGACCTGGACGCCGTGGCCGCCGCCATCACGCCGCGGACCCGGCTGATTTGGGTGGAAACACCGACCAACCCGCTGCTGTCCATCGCCGACATCGCGGGCCTTGCCCGCCTCGGCCAGCGGAGCTCGGCAAAGGTGTTGGTGGACAACACCTTTGCCTCTCCCGCGCTGCAGCAGCCGTTGACGCTGGGCGCCGATGTCGTGCTGCACTCGACCACCAAGTACGTCGGTGGTCACTCCGACGTGGTGGGCGGCGCGCTGGTCACCAACGACCGGGAGTTGGACGACGCCTTCGGTTTCCTGCAGAACGGGGCCGGCGCGGTGCCGGGCCCGTTCGATGCCTATCTGACGATGCGCGGCCTCAAGACCCTGGTGCTGCGGATGCAGCGGCACAGCGAAAACGCCTTGGCCGTCGCGGAATTCCTCGCCGCGCATCCATCGGTGGGCACCGTGCTGTACCCGGGGCTGCCCGGCCACCCCGGCCACGAAATCGCCGCGCGGCAGATGCGCGGCTTCGGCGGCATGGTCTCGGTGCGCATGCGGGGCGGCCGGCGGGCCGCCGAAGAGCTGTGTGCGCGCACCGAGGTGTTCATCCTGGCCGAGTCGCTGGGCGGCGTCGAGTCGCTGATCGAGCATCCCAGCGCCATGACGCACGCGTCGACCGCCGGCTCGCAACTGGAAGTGCCCGACGACCTGGTCCGGCTCTCGGTGGGGATCGAGGACGTCGCCGACCTGCTGGCCGACCTGGAACGGGCGCTGGGTTAGCTCCGCGAGCAGGCGCTGGGTTAGCTCCGCGAGCAGACACACAATCGCACGCGCGCGGCGCTTGAGATGCGATTGTGTGTCTCACTCGCGAAGAGACAGGAGCGGCTAGGAGTGGTACGGCTCCGCGCTGACCAACGTGACCTCGATGGTGTTGCCGTTGGGCACCGTGTAGCTGCGCGTCTCGCCGACCTTGGCGTCGATCAGGGCGCCGCCCAACGGTGAGTTCGGCGAGTACGCCTCGAGCTTGCCGTCGTTGACACCCTCCTGCCGGGTGGCGATCAGGAACGTCTCGGTGTCGGACTTGTCGCCGTTGTAGTAGACCTTGACCACCGAACCGGGCAGCGCGACGCCGGACTGCTTGGGCGCCTCGCCAACCTTGGCGTTGTTGAGCAGGTCCTGCAGCTGGCGGATGCGGGCCTCCTGCTGGCCCTGCTCTTCCCGGGCGGCGTGGTATCCGCCGTTCTCGCGGAGGTCGCCCTCCTCGCGGCGGTCGTTGATCTCCGCGGCGATGACCGGACGATTCGCGATCAGCTGGTCGAGCTCGGTCTTGAGTCGGTCGTGTGACTCCTGGGTCAGCCAGGTGACGTGAGTATCCGTCATCTCGTCGTGCTCCTCATATTGTCGTTCCGCGTATCCGCGCAAGCCTTAAGAATCCCGCTGCCGCGAGTGTCCGGGTCCCCCCGGCCTACCGGCGCTCCGTTTCTGCTCACGGCCTTTAATGCAGCAATACACGGTCCCAGCAGGAACCGTGCATTCACCCATGTTACCACCGCGCAAACACTTGATGACCCCCCATATTCGCAGTTCGCCGGTCAGGGCGGTCAGGCCGGGCGCAGGTAGCCGGGCACGTCGGTGCCGCAGCCGTAGACGTCGGCCAGCACGGGCGGTTGCGAGGATTTCACCGTCGTCGTCACCTGCACCGTGGCCTGCGCGGAGGGCGGCACCAGCACCTCTCGCCGCCCGGTCTCGCTGCCGTCCTTGGCCCGAACCCGCACGATGCAGTCCACCGGCCGCGACGGGTCCGATCGCGTCACGCTGATCGTCACCGACGCCGTCTCATCGTCGATCAGCTGGTACCCGGCCAGCGACCCGGTGACGTCGCTGGTGCCGAGCCGCTGGTAGCCGATCACGGTGGCGACCAGCCCGGCGGCAACGGCCAGCACCGCCAGCCCGATGGCCACGCGACGCCGTGCCACGCGCGACAACCGCGAACGCCCGTAGCGGGCCTCGGGGCGGGGAAGGGGAGTTTCGGTCATGCCTGGGTATGCCTGCACTGTCGGCTGTCGGACGCCCGCCGACAGGATGCAACGATCGGAACTGGAATTATAAGGTCGCTTCTAGCTCTACTAGCCCTTCGGGGGCGACCGGCGAACTGACAAGGGGGCACGTGAGCGAACTGCGGTTGATGGCGGTGCACGCCCACCCGGACGACGAGTCCAGCAAGGGTGCGGCCACCCTGGCCCGCTACGCCGACGAGGGCCATCGGGTCCTCGTGGTGACGTTGACCGGGGGCGAGCGCGGCGAGATTCTCAACCCGGCGATGGACCTGCCCGACGTGCTGGAACACATGGCCGAGATCCGCCGTGACGAGATGGCGAAGGCGGCGGAGATCCTCGGCGTGGAGCACACCTGGCTCGGTTTCGTCGACTCCGGCCTGCCCAAGGGCGACCCGCCGCCACCGCTGCCCGACGGCTGCTTCGCGCTGGCGCCGCTGGAGGTGTCCATCGCGGCGCTGGTCCGCGTGATCCGCGAGTTCCGCCCCCACGTGATCACCACCTACGACGAGAACGGCGGCTACCCGCATCCCGACCACATTCGCTGCCACCAGGTCTCGGTCGGTGCCTTCGAGGCGGCCGGTGATCATGCCCGCTTCCCGGAGGCCGGCGAGCCGTGGGCGGTGTCCAAGCTGTACTACGTCCATGGTTTCCTGCGGGCGCGGATGCAGTTGCTGCACGACGAATTCGTCAAACGCGGCCAGGAGGGCCCGTTCCAAAAGTGGCTTGAACTCTGGGATCCCAAGCATGACCCGTTCGAGTCCCGGGTGACGACGCGCGTCGAGTGCTCGGCGTATTTCAGCCAGCGCGACGACGCCCTGCGGGCCCACGCCACCCAGATCGACCCCAACGCCGAGTTCTTCGCCGCCCCGATCGCGTGGCAGCAACGGCTATGGCCCACTGAGGAATTCGAGTTGGCGCGCTCCCGCGTCCCGGTCAAGCTGCCCGAGGACGACCTGCTCGCCGGAATCGAGGGCGACGAATGAATCACCATCTGCTCAGGGTGATCGCCGACGCACCCCACAACCACGGGCCCGATTTCGGCAAGGCCAGCCCGGTGGGTCTGCTGGTCGTGGTGCTGCTGCTGATCGCCACCCTGTTGCTGCTGCGATCGATGAACCGGCAACTGAAGAAGGTGCCCCCGTCCTTCGACCCCGCCCACCCCGAGCCGGACCAGGCCGCCGACGAGGGCACCGACGCCCTCGGCGAGGGCCCCGAGCGCACGAACGGATCGGCGCGGCCACCGGGACCCGGCGATGAGCCCGGCTGAACGTTCGTCGACGAACACGCTCGGGCTGGCGACCAGCCCGTATCTGCGCCAGCACGCCGACAACCCGGTGCATTGGCAGCAGTGGACGCCGCGGGCGCTGGCGGACGCGGCGGCGCGCGACGTGCCGATCCTGCTCTCCGTCGGCTACGCCGCCTGCCACTGGTGCCACGTCATGGCCCACGAATCATTCGAGGACGACGAGGTGGCCGCCGCGATGAACGCCGGCTTCGTCTGCATCAAGGTCGACCGCGAGGAGCGACCGGACATCGACGCGGTCTACATGAACGCCACCGTCGCGCTCACCGGGCAGGGCGGCTGGCCGATGACGTGTTTCCTGACGCCCGACGGCCGGCCCTTCTTCTGCGGCACGTACTACCCGAAAGTCGGTTTCCTGCAGCTCCTTTCGGCAGTCTCGGCCACCTGGCGGGAGCGCCGCGGGGAGGTCGAGGAGGCGTCGGACCGCATCGCCGGCGAGCTGCGCCACCTGGCGTCCGGGCTGCCCTCCGGCGGTCCGGACGTGGCACCGGAGCTGTGTGACCACGCCGTCGCTGCCGTGCTGGCCGACCAGGATACGGCGCGCGGCGGGTTCGGCGGGGCGCCCAAATTCCCGCCGTCGGCGCTTCTGGAGGCGCTGCTGCGCCACTACGAGCGCGCCGGGTCGCCGGCGGCGCTGGAGGCGGTGACGCGCACCGCCGCCGCGATGGCCCGCGGCGGCATCTACGACCAACTCGCCGGCGGCTTCGCCCGCTACAGCGTCGACAACGCCTGGGTGGTACCGCATTTCGAGAAGATGCTGTACGACAACGCGCTGCTGCTGCGCTGCTACGCGCACTGGGCCCGCCGTACCGGGGATCCGTTGGCCCGAAGGGTCGCCGCGGCGACCGCGGGGTTCCTGCTCGACGAGCTGGCCGAGGGCGGCATGTTCGTCTCGTCGCTGGACGCCGACGCCGACGGCCGCGAGGGCTCGACGTACGTATGGACGCCGGAACAGCTGATCGAGGCGCTCGGCGCCGACGACGGCCGTTGGGCCGCAGAGGTTTTCGCGGTCACCCGCCCCGGCACGTTCGAACACGGGGCTTCGGTGCTGCGGTTGCCCGCCGATCCCGGCGACCCGCAACGGCTGGAACGCGTCCGGACCGCGCTGCTGGCCGCCCGGCGCACCCGGCCCCAACCCGGACGCGACGACAAGGTCGTCACCTCCTGGAACGGGCTGGCGATCACCGCGCTGGCCGAGGCCGGCGTGGCTTTAGACAAACCCGAATTGGTCCGCGCCGCAACGCGTTGCGCGACTGCGCTGCTGGACACCCACGTCGTCGACGGCCGGCTCCGACGCGCCAGCCTGGGCGGGGTGGTCGGCGACGGCGCCGCCATCCTGGAGGACCACGCGACGCTGGCCACCGGCCTGCTGGCGCTGTACCAGCTGGATACCGAGGAGGCCTGGCTGGCCAAGGCGACCGAGCTGCTCGACACCGCGCTGGCGCGCTTCGCCGACCCGCAGCGGCCCGGCCGCTGGTACGACACCGCCGACGACGCCGAGCGGTTGGTGCTGCGGCCAGCCGACCCGCTGGACGGGGCGACGCCGTCGGGCGCGTCGTCGATCACCGAGGCGCTGCTGACCGCGGCGCACCTGGTCGACGGTGACCGCGCGGAGCGGTACCTGAGGGCGGCGGGCGAGGCGCTCGCCGCGCATTCCGTGCTCCTGGAGCGGGCGCCGCGGTCGGCCGGGCATTGGCTGGCCGTCGCCGAAGCCGCGGTGCGCGGGCCGCTGCAGGTCGCGGTCGCCTGCGACCCGGCGCGGTCCGCGCTGCTCGCCGACGCGCGCCGGCTGGCGCCCGGCGGCGCGATCGTGGTGGGCGGCGAGACCGACTCGTCGGCCCTGCTGGCCGGCCGCGACCGGGTGGCCGGCGCCGACGCCGCCTACGTGTGCCGCGGGCGGCTCTGCGACCTGCCGGTGACCCGGGCGACCGAACTGGCGGCAGCGCTGGGCGTGCCCGGGCCGTAGCCCGCGCGCGACCTAAGCCGGGTGGCCGACGTAGAAGACCGCGAGCCACATCGCGATGTAGTGCAGGATCGCCGCGATCGCGGTCAAGGCGTGGAAGAACTCGTGATAGCCGAACGTCCTCGGCCACGGGTCGGGCCAGCGCAGCGCGTAGAGCAGGCCGCCGACGCTGTAGAGCCCGCCGCCGACGGCCAGCAGCACCATGGCCGCCACCCCGGCGATGTGGATGATCGTGGGGGCATACCCCACGGCGACCCAACCCAGCAGCAGATACAGCGGCACGCCCAGCCAGCGCGGCGCCGACGGCCAGCACACCTTCAGCAGGACGCCCGCCAGCGCGCCGCCCCACACGATCCACAGCACCAATACCCCGGTTTGCTGCGGCATGGCCAGGCGGGCGAACGGGGTGTAGCTGCCGGCGATGAACACGAAGATCATCGAATGATCCAGCCGCTTCATGAGATTGCGGGTCTTCCCGGATTTCCAGTTCACCCGGTGGTAGGTGGCGCTGACCGCGAACATCGCGACGGTGGCCGCGGCGTAGACCAGCGTCGAATGACCGGCCCTGGGCGACTCGACCGCCCACGACACCGACACCAGCGTCGCCCCGCAGACGATCGCCAGCCACGCGGAGTAGAAGTGGATCCAGCCGCGCATCCGGGGCTTCGCGAGAACCTCGGCGGCCCCCTCGACGAGCTGTTCGACGGTATTGCCCGGCGCGATCGGCTCCGGCTCGGGTGCCGAATTGGCGGACGCGCTGATCTGGCTGCTCATGTCTCCTGTCGCCCGTTTCGGATGGCCGGTACCGACCAACAGTAGTCGGCGATGGTCACGACACGAGGTCTGACTTGCGGTGAGATTACCCGAAACGCGCGCCGGAAATCCGGGGCCGGATTTGCCGCCGCTCACAGTAGGGTGGATCTTCGTGGAGATCATCCCGCCGCGGCTCAAGGAGCCCCTGTATCGGGTCTACGAGCTGCGGCTGCGCCAGGGTCTGCTCGCCTCGAAATCCCAACTCCCGCGCCACATCGCCGTCCTGTGCGACGGGAACCGGCGCTGGGCGCGCAACGCCGGTTACGACGACGTCAGCTATGGCTACCGGATGGGTGCCGCCAAGATCGCCGAGATGCTGCGCTGGTGCCAAGAGGCCGGCATCGAAATGACCACCGTGTATCTGCTGTCCACCGAGAACCTGCAACGCGATCCCGACGAGCTGGCCGGGCTCATCGAAATCATCACCGACGTGGTCGAGGAGATCTGCGCGCCGGCCAACCGCTGGAGCGTGCGCACCGTCGGGGATCTCGGGCTGATCGGTGAGGAACCGGCCCGCCGGCTGCGCGACGCGGTCGAGTCCACACCGGCCGTGGCGCCCTTCCACGTCAACGTCGCCGTCGGCTACGGCGGCCGCCGCGAGATCGTCGACGCGGTGCGCGCGTTGTTGAGCAAACAGCTCGCCAACGGCGCGACCGCCGAGGAGCTCGTCGACGCGGTCACCGTCGAGGGCATCTCCGAAAACCTGTACACCTCCGGGCAACCCGACCCCGACCTGGTGATCCGCACCTCGGGGGAGCAGCGCCTGTCCGGGTTCCTGCTGTGGCAAAGCGCCTATTCGGAGATGTGGTTCTGCGAAGCGCACTGGCCCGCGTTCCGGCGGGTCGACTTCCTGCGCGCGCTGCGCGACTACAGCCAACGGCATCGCAGGTACGGCAAGTAGCGACACCACCGCCCGAGCACGGCGCGCCGAGCGTGACGTCAGGGCGAAAAATCGCCGGATTTCACCGTGACGTCACGCTCGGCGCGAAGGATGCCGTCCGCTGCGCTTCGCCATGCGCGCCGACGCCGCCGGCCCCGCTACAGCTTGCGCAGGCGAAGCCGGTTGATGGAATGGTCGGCGTCCTTGCGCAGCACCAGGGTGGCGCGCGGACGCGTCGGCAGGATGTTCTCGACCAGGTTCGGCCGGTTGATCGACCGCCAGATCTCGCGGGCGGCCGCGACCGCCTTCGTGTCGTTGAGCGCCGAGTAGTGGTGGAAGTGCGATTCGGGGTCGGCGAACGCCGTGCCGCGCAGCGACAGGAACCGCGACACGTACCACTGCTCGATGTCCTCGATGCGGGCGTCCACGTACAGCGAGAAGTCGAACAGGTCCGACACCATCAGCGTCGGACCGGTCTGCAGGACGTTGAGGCCCTCCAGGATCAGGATGTCGGGATGGCGGACCACGTGCTTGGCCCCCGGGATGACGTCGTATTTCAGGTGCGAATACACCGGCGCGCAGGCGTAATCCGAGCCGGACTTGACCGAGGTCACGAACCGCATCAACGCCCGGCGGTTATAGCTTTCCGGAAAACCCTTGCGGTGCATCAGGTTTCGCCGATCCAACTCGGCATTCGGGTACAGGAAGCCGTCGGTGGTCACCAGGTCCACCCGGGGGTGGTGATCCCAGCGGGCCAGCAGCGCCTGCAGCACGCGGGCGGTCGTCGACTTGCCGACCGCCACGCTGCCGGCCACGCCGATGACGAACGGCACCGGCCGGTCCGGGTTTTGCTGCGGCTCGCCGAGGAACTCCGCGGTGGCGGCGAACAGCCGCTGGCGGGCGGCCACCTGAAGGTGGATGAGCCGGGCCAGCGGCAGGTACACCTCTTCGACCTCGAGCAGGTCGATCTGCTCGCCCAGGCCGCGCAGGCCGATCAGTTCCTCTTCGGTGAGGGCCAGCGGCGTCGACATGCGGAGCGCACGCCATTGCTTCCGGTCGAACTCCACATACGGGCTCGGCTCGCTAAGCCGCGGCATAGTGCCAGTGTTGCAGGGCCGGGCGGACGCCCGGCGGCTGGGCTGGCCAAAAGCACGGCTCAGTAGACTGGCGGCCGTGACTGCCGCACCTGACGCCCGTACCCTCGCCCTTCGAAACGAGTCCGTCATGTCCGCCCCGCTCGCCGACGTCGATCCGGACATCGCCGAGCTGCTGGGCAAGGAGCTGGGCCGGCAACGGGACACCCTGGAAATGATCGCCTCGGAGAACTTCGTCCCGCGCGCCGTGCTGCAGGCCCAGGGCAGCGTGCTGACCAACAAGTACGCCGAGGGGCTGCCGGGCCGGCGCTACTACGGCGGCTGCGAGCACGTCGACGTCGTGGAGAACATCGCCCGCGACCGGGCCAAGGCGCTGTTCGGGGCCGAGTTCGCCAACGTGCAGCCGCATTCGGGTGCGCAGGCCAACGCCGCGGTGCTGCACGCGCTGATGACGCCGGGCGAACACCTGCTGGGCCTGGACCTGGCCAACGGCGGCCACCTGACGCACGGGATGCGGCTGAACTTCTCCGGCAAGCTGTACCACGCCGGCTTCTACGGCGTGGACCCGACGACGCACCTGGTCGATATGGACGCGGTGCGCGCCAAGGCGCTCGAGTTCCGGCCCAAGGTGCTCATCGCCGGCTGGTCGGCCTACCCGCGGGTCCTCGACTTCGCGGCGTTCCGGTCGGTCGCCGACGAGGTCGGCGCCAAGCTGTGGGTCGACATGGCGCACTTCGCGGGCCTGGTCGCCGCGGGCCTGCACCCGTCGCCGGTGCCGCACGCCGACGTGGTGTCCACCACGGTGCACAAGACGCTCGGCGGCCCGCGTTCCGGCCTGATCCTGGGCAAGCAGGAGTACGCCAAGGCCATCAACTCGGCGGTGTTCC
It includes:
- the glyA gene encoding serine hydroxymethyltransferase, with the translated sequence MSAPLADVDPDIAELLGKELGRQRDTLEMIASENFVPRAVLQAQGSVLTNKYAEGLPGRRYYGGCEHVDVVENIARDRAKALFGAEFANVQPHSGAQANAAVLHALMTPGEHLLGLDLANGGHLTHGMRLNFSGKLYHAGFYGVDPTTHLVDMDAVRAKALEFRPKVLIAGWSAYPRVLDFAAFRSVADEVGAKLWVDMAHFAGLVAAGLHPSPVPHADVVSTTVHKTLGGPRSGLILGKQEYAKAINSAVFPGQQGGPLMHVIAGKAVALKIAGTPEFAERQRRTLSGARILADRLLAADVAKAGVSVVSGGTDVHLVLVDLRDSPLDGQAAEDLLHEVGITVNRNAVPNDPRPPMVTSGLRIGTPALATRGFGDAEFTEVADVIATALAAGTAADVSALRQRVTRLARDFPLYEGLEDWTLVDR